A stretch of the Malus sylvestris chromosome 10, drMalSylv7.2, whole genome shotgun sequence genome encodes the following:
- the LOC126584747 gene encoding uncharacterized protein LOC126584747 isoform X1 has protein sequence MISCNDESDEDGIAYVADEGEEEPTLTSEEEEEPTLTSEEVGQLQDLEKQQNGSLYTENHEEMQPEAFVEEEEEEEVSESLMKQGEEETETQELATNSDVGDDQYDLTSSTDELNKKIEEFIRKMKEEIRIEAQRQPIIAA, from the exons ATGATCAG TTGCAATGATGAATCCGATGAGGATGGCATCGCTTATGTGGCTgacgaaggagaagaagaaccaACGTTGActtcagaagaagaagaagaaccaacGTTGACTTCAGAAGAAGTTGGACAACTACAAGATctagaaaaacaacaaaatggTTCTTTATATACAGAGAACCATGAAGAAATGCAGCCTGAAGCTTtcgttgaagaagaagaagaagaagaagtgagTGAGTCTTTGATgaagcaaggagaagaagaaacggaAACGCAAGAGCTAGCAACAAATTCTGACGTTGGAGATGATCAGTACGACTTAACGAGCAGTACAGATGAATTGAACAAGAAAATCGAAGAGTTCATAAGAAAAATGAAGGAGGAAATCAGGATAGAAGCCCAACGCCAACCCATTATTGCCGCTTAA
- the LOC126584747 gene encoding uncharacterized protein LOC126584747 isoform X2, translated as MISCNDESDEDGIAYVADEGEEEPTLTSEEEEEPTLTSEEVGQLQDLEKQQNGSLYTENHEEMQPEAFVEEEEEEEVSESLMKQGEEETETQELATNSDVGDDQYDLTSSTDELNKKIEEFIRKMKEEIRIEAQRQPIIAA; from the coding sequence TTGCAATGATGAATCCGATGAGGATGGCATCGCTTATGTGGCTgacgaaggagaagaagaaccaACGTTGActtcagaagaagaagaagaaccaacGTTGACTTCAGAAGAAGTTGGACAACTACAAGATctagaaaaacaacaaaatggTTCTTTATATACAGAGAACCATGAAGAAATGCAGCCTGAAGCTTtcgttgaagaagaagaagaagaagaagtgagTGAGTCTTTGATgaagcaaggagaagaagaaacggaAACGCAAGAGCTAGCAACAAATTCTGACGTTGGAGATGATCAGTACGACTTAACGAGCAGTACAGATGAATTGAACAAGAAAATCGAAGAGTTCATAAGAAAAATGAAGGAGGAAATCAGGATAGAAGCCCAACGCCAACCCATTATTGCCGCTTAA